One part of the Syngnathus acus chromosome 17, fSynAcu1.2, whole genome shotgun sequence genome encodes these proteins:
- the sirt6 gene encoding NAD-dependent protein deacetylase sirtuin-6, with protein sequence MSVNYAAGLSPYADKGVCGLPEKFDSTEELKAKVATLAKIVKESKYMVVHSGAGISTSTGIPDFRGPKGVWTLEQKGETPHFETTFEEARPSLTHMALLGLQRAGYLKYLISQNVDGLHVRSGFPRDLLSELHGNMFVEECEKCCRQFVREKVIGVMGLKPTGRYCDVVRSRGLRACRGKLISTILDWEDALPDRDLNKADDASRQADLALTLGTSMQIKPSGDLPLVTKRKGGKVVIVNLQPTKHDKHAHLRINGYVDDVMKQLMEHLGLDIPKWEGPTVCESSIAAPENADDEIKPAHALSADVKVKGELVKEEKKKRAAHGDATIKETVTVKKERKDPPLGVKDDQ encoded by the exons ATGTCTGTAAATTATGCGGCCGGGCTCTCACCGTATGCAGACAAGGGCGTGTGTGGACTTCCAGAG AAATTTGATAGCACCGAAGAGCTGAAAGCGAAGGTGGCAACTCTTGCTAAGATTGTAAAAGAGTCCAAATATATGGTCGTGCACTCTGGAGCAGGAATCAGCACTTCAACTGGCATCCCTGACTTCAG GGGCCCAAAGGGTGTGTGGACGTTGGAGCAAAAGGGAGAGACGCCTCACTTTGAGACAACGTTTGAAGAGGCCCGACCCAGCCTTACTCACATGGCCCTGCTGGGACTCCAGAGGGCCGGCTACCTCAAGTATCTCATTAGCCAAAATGTGGACGGCTTGCATGTGCGATCCGGCTTCCCAAG GGACTTGTTATCGGAGCttcatggaaacatgtttGTGGAGGAGTGCGAGAAGTGCTGCAG GCAGTTTGTCAGGGAAAAGGTGATTGGCGTGATGGGCCTCAAACCAACGGGACGTTACTGCGATGTGGTGCGCTCCAGAGGACTCCGAGCCTGCAG AGGGAAGTTGATCAGCACTATACTGGACTGGGAGGACGCACTTCCTGACAGAGATCTGAACAAAGCAGACGACGCAAGCAG ACAAGCCGACCTGGCGCTGACGCTGGGCACCTCCATGCAGATAAAACCTAGCGGAGACCTTCCACTCGTCACCAAGCGCAAAGGCGGCAAAGTGGTTATTGTCAACCTGCAGCCCACTAAGCAC GACAAGCATGCACACTTGCGTATCAATGGCTACGTGGATGATGTCATGAAGCAGCTGATGGAGCACTTGGGGTTGGATATCCCAAAGTGGGAAGGGCCGACCGTGTGCGAGAGCTCCATCGCTGCGCCCGAGAACGCCGACGACGAAATTAAGCCCGCGCACGCTCTCAGTGCCGACGtgaaggtcaaaggtgagctcgttaaggaggagaagaagaagcgagCAGCACATGGTGACGCCACCATCAAAGAGACTGTCACAGTAAAGAAGGAGAGGAAAGATCCTCCGCTGGGGGTGAAAGATGACCAATAG
- the cdc34b gene encoding cell division cycle 34 homolog (S. cerevisiae) b, with protein MAQHDCSHVASSQKALMLEMKSLQEEPVEGFKITLVDEADMYNWEVAIFGPPNTHYEGGYFKARIKFPMDYPYSPPSFRFLTKMWHPNIYENGDVCISILHPPVDDPQSGELPSERWNPTQNVRTILLSVISLLNEPNTFSPANVDASVMYRKWRDSKGKDREYVEIIRKQVLATKVEAERDGVQVPTTLAEYCVRTRAPPPDEGSDLFYDYYYDDDDVEDGDGDCCYDEDDSGNEES; from the exons ATGGCGCAGCACGATTGCTCTCATGTCGCTAGTTCACAGAAAGCGCTCATGCTGGAAATGAAGAGCCTCCAAGAGGAACCCGTCGAGGGCTTTAAAATAACGCTGGTGGACGAGGCAGACATGTACAACTGGGAAGTGGCCATTTTCGGACCCCCCAATACACACTATGAGGGGGGCTATTTCAAG GCCCGGATCAAGTTCCCCATGGACTACCCATATTCTCCACCTTCCTTCAGATTCCTCACTAAGATGTGGCATCCCAACATCTATGAG AATGGAGATGTATGTATTTCTATATTGCACCCACCAGTGGATGACCCGCAAAGTGGAGAACTGCCTTCAGAGAGATGGAATCCCACCCAGAATGTCAG AACCATTTTGCTCAGTGTGATCTCACTGCTGAATGAGCCAAACACCTTCTCTCCTGCCAACGTGGATGCCTCCGTCATGTACCGCAAATGGAGGGACAGCAAGGGCAAGGATCGGGAATATGTCGAGATCATTAG AAAACAAGTGTTGGCCACCAAGGTTGAGGCGGAACGCGACGGGGTTCAGGTACCCACCACGCTGGCCGAGTACTGTGTCCGCACACGCGCCCCACCTCCCGACGAGGGGTCCGATCTCTTCTATGACTATTAttacgacgacgacgacgtcGAGGACGGAGACGGCGACTGCTGCTACGACGAAGACGACTCGGGCAACGAAGAGTCGTGA